One Setaria viridis chromosome 3, Setaria_viridis_v4.0, whole genome shotgun sequence DNA window includes the following coding sequences:
- the LOC117848013 gene encoding protein CHUP1, chloroplastic: MLVRLGFVVVASVAALTLKRVNSGGRHNKDNGQARERKDKTHHSEHGEKEEEKEEVKTISGIINSARSLDDDDDDMLSEIESLLSGDIDIPIPRDRFDVNGRSQYNAHMANEAAEIDRLRSLVREMEEREVKLEGELLEYYGMKEMETDVTELQKQLKTKTAEINMLNNTINSMQAERKKLQDEVAHGAVAKKELEAATSKIKELQRQMQLEAGQTKGQLMLLKQQVIGLKAKEEEAAKKEAEVQRKLKKLKELEVEVIELRRKNKELLYEKRDLIVKLDAAEGKITESDVVANAREEINKLRHTNEDLTKQVEGLQMNRFSEVEELVYLRWVNACLRFELRNYQMPSGKVSARDLNKTLSPKSQERAKQLMLEYAGSERGQGDTDLESVSSMPSSPGSEDFDNVSIDSSSSRYSFLSKRPNLMQKLKRWGRSKDDSSSLASSISGSPRRKPRGPLEALMLKNAGDGTAITTFGQRDPNDILDEENVASSFQLMSKTVEGFADEKYPAYKDRHKLATERENAIKEKAGQVRAQRFGGGHSSALISSPKGALPPKLAQIKERAPAANAASSEQSSDNQNNILVVSQLKLANIEKRATRVPRPPPPRSTTASGATNTASGVQTPRPPGAPPPPPPPPGKTGGPPPPPPPPGALPRSVAGSDKVHRAPEIVEFYQSLMKREAKKETSLGSVSSNVSDARSNMIGEIENRSTFLLAVKADVETQGEFVESLASEVRAASFVNIDDVVAFVNWLDEELSFLVDERAVLKHFDWPESKTDAIREASFEYQDLIKLQNKVSSFTDDRQLACEEALNKMYSLLEKVEQSVYALLRTRDMAVSRYKEYGIPVDWLSDSGVVGKIKLASVQLANKYMKRVASELDALQGTEKEPNREFLLLQGVRFAFRVHQFAGGFDAESMKAFEELRSKMTTQTPAPQISEA, from the exons ATGCTCGTGAGATTGGGCTTCGTCGTTGTAGCCTCCGTCGCAGCTTTAACTCTTAAGAGAGTTAACAGTGGGGGCAGGCATAATAAAG ACAATGGCCAAGCAAGGGAAAGGAAGGACAAGACACACCATTCTGAACAT ggtgagaaagaagaagagaaggaagaggttAAAACAATCAGTGGCATAATCAACTCAGCCCGGTCCCtagacgatgacgacgatgatatGCTTTCTGAGATTGAGAGCCTCCTGTCAGGAGACATTGACATCCCTATACCAAGGGATCGGTTCGATGTCAATGGACGGTCACAGTACAACGCTCACATGGCTAATGAGGCCGCTGAGATAGACAGGCTGCGCAGCCTGGTGAGGGAGATGGAGGAAAGGGAGGTGAAGCTCGAAGGCGAGCTGCTGGAGTACTACGGCATGAAGGAGATGGAGACCGACGTTACTGAGCTGCAGAAGCAGCTCAAGACTAAGACAGCGGAGATCAACATGCTCAACAACACCATCAACTCAATGCAGGCAGAGCGGAAGAAGCTGCAGGATGAGGTTGCGCATGGAGCGGTAGCCAAGAAAGAGCTTGAAGCGGCTACGAGCAAGATTAAGGAGCTGCAGCGGCAGATGCAGCTGGAGGCCGGCCAGACAAAAGGTCAGCTGATGCTGCTAAAGCAGCAGGTCATTGGATTGAAGGCCAAGGAAGAAGAGGCGGCAAAAAAAGAAGCCGAGGTCCAGCGAAAGCTCAAGAAGCTCAAGGAATTGGAAGTGGAGGTAATTGAGctcaggaggaagaacaaggaGCTTTTGTACGAGAAGAGAGATCTCATAGTGAAGTTGGATGCAGCAGAAGGAAAAATAACAGAG AGTGATGTAGTCGCCAACGCAAGAGAAGAGATAAACAAGCTGAGGCATACAAATGAGGACCTCACAAAGCAAGTGGAAGGCCTACAAATGAACAGATTCAGTGAAGTAGAGGAGCTGGTGTACCTGCGTTGGGTCAATGCTTGTCTGAGATTCGAGCTCCGTAACTATCAGATGCCATCAGGGAAAGTCTCTGCACGTGATCTTAACAAGACCCTGAGCCCCAAATCACAGGAGAGGGCCAAACAGCTGATGTTGGAGTACGCAGGATCTGAACGAGGTCAGGGTGATACAGACCTTGAGAGTGTTTCTTCAATGCCTTCTTCACCCGGAAGCGAAGACTTTGACAATGTTTCAATTGATAGTTCTTCCAGCAGATACAGCTTCCTAAGCAAAAGGCCCAATCTGATGCAAAAGCTCAAAAGGTGGGGAAGGAGCAAGGATGACAGCAGTAGTTTAGCCTCCTCAATCAGTGGCTCTCCAAGGAGGAAACCAAGGGGGCCCCTGGAAGCTCTCATGCTTAAAAATGCAGGAGATGGTACAGCCATAACAACGTTTGGACAGAGAGATCCTAATGACATCTTGGACGAGGAAAATGTCGCATCCTCATTCCAATTGATGTCAAAGACAGTCGAAGGTTTTGCTGATGAGAAGTATCCTGCTTACAAAGATAGGCACAAACTTGCAACTGAACGGGAGAATGCAATAAAAGAGAAGGCTGGACAAGTAAGAGCACAAAGGTTTGGCGGTGGGCATAGTTCAGCTCTTATTTCCTCTCCAAAAGGTGCACTTCCACCAAAACTTGCTCAGATTAAGGAGAGAGCCCCTGCAGCTAACGCCGCATCCAGCGAGCAATCTAGTGACAACCAGAACAACATCCTGGTGGTGAGCCAGTTGAAGCTCGCCAACATTGAGAAGAGAGCAACAAGAGTCCCCAGGCCACCTCCCCCTCGATCAACCACTGCTTCAGGGGCTACAAATACTGCAAGTGGAGTACAAACACCACGTCCACCAggtgcacctcctcctccaccaccacctcctgggAAAACTGGtggcccaccgccgccgccaccacctccaggTGCTCTACCCAGGAGTGTTGCTGGGAGTGACAAGGTACATCGTGCACCGGAGATTGTTGAGTTCTATCAAAGTCTCATGAAGCGTGAAGCAAAGAAGGAGACATCTCTAGGATCAGTGTCATCCAATGTTTCTGACGCCAGGAGTAATATGATTGGAGAGATTGAGAACAGATCAACATTCCTCTTGGCT GTCAAAGCTGATGTGGAGACGCAAGGAGAATTTGTCGAGTCTCTAGCAAGTGAGGTCCGAGCAGCAAGCTTTGTAAATATTGATGATGTCGTTGCATTTGTAAATTGGTTGGATGAGGAGTTATCCTTCTTG GTTGATGAACGAGCAGTGCTAAAGCATTTCGATTGGCCAGAGAGCAAAACTGATGCAATAAGAGAAGCATCTTTTGAGTACCAAGACCTGATAAAGTTACAGAACAAGGTTTCATCCTTTACCGATGATCGACAACTTGCATGTGAGGAAGCTCTCAACAAGATGTATTCCTTGCTTGAGAA AGTGGAGCAGAGTGTCTATGCACTACTCCGTACTAGAGATATGGCCGTCTCACGGTACAAGGAGTATGGGATCCCAGTTGACTGGCTGTCTGATTCTGGAGTAGTTGGCAAG ATCAAATTGGCATCTGTCCAGCTCGCAAACAAGTATATGAAGAGGGTTGCTTcagaacttgatgcattgcaagGCACCGAGAAAGAGCCCAATAGAGAATTTTTGCTTCTCCAGGGTGTGAGATTCGCTTTCCGAGTTCATCAG TTTGCCGGAGGCTTCGATGCAGAAAGCATGAAAGCTTTTGAAGAGCTAAGGAGCAAGATGACTACACAGACACCAGCTCCACAGATATCTGAAGCGTAA